The Paenibacillus polymyxa M1 DNA segment ATCAAGGATCTGCAATACAATGGGAAGGCTATTGATCCTGCACAGAAATTTATCGTTGCGACCAATAACTATCGTGCTTCCTCCTCCAAACTGGCCAACCCAGATGGCAAACGTATTGTGATGGCAGCACCAGATGAAAGTCGCCAAGTCGTTGTTGATTATATCCGTACGAACGGAACGATTAACCCGTCAGCGGACGGCAACTGGTCTATTGCTCCTTTTGGTCAGGCCAAGGTTACCTTTGAGTCCTCTCCTGATGCCAAAGATGTGCTAGCCGGAAATCAACAAATTTCATACTTGAGCAGCGCGGCAGACGGGTTTGCCAAATACAGCTTGAAAGCTGACGCTAAGCCTAGTGCAGCAACGACGTCTGTGAAGGAAGCTGCGGCACCTGCGAAAGCAACCGCGAAGCCAGCTGTTAAAACGACTAAACCTGCAGCTGCAAAACCAGCTAAAACAACGAAACCAAAGGCGTCCAAGTAACTTGGAGTTTTAGTTTCCACTCCATATCAGAATGAAGCAGTAAGTCTCTTTAAACAAGAGACTTGCTGCTTTTTTTGATATCAAATACAACAGTACCTGCGTTTATCATGAGTGCAAAAAAAGGTTTTGTTTTTGTCGAATATGTACTTAAGTCCTAAGTTGTTATTGGGAATAAGCTTGTTTTTTGTAAAAACACGTAATTATATAGTACTTTTGTTCTAATTATTTGTGATATAATGGTGAAAAAACCGGGAAATTGTTCCGAGGAGGACCATTATGACTTGCAGCAATTGCAGCATCATATTACCTATTAAGGATCAAGGATTGCTGAAAATTAGGCATTCTAGGGTGTCACTTACTCCAGCATTAGAGGGCTTGGGCATGCTATCGGAACAAATGAAACAAGAACATTGGTGTGAGGGTAACATCGTGTTTCGCTATGACAGCCGTTCACAGTTGGAACAGCTGGTTAACGGACTGGCTCGTCTGCCGCAGGAGTGCTTGAGCCGAATGCAAGTTGTGGTGACTGGCTTGCAACATGTTGAGGGATTTGAGGAATGGCTTTTATTTGGTCAATTGCAAGCTCGACTGCAACATCCGGATCTGGTGAGTATTATTAATAATCAAAACTTTACCAGCCATATGCAGCCTATTGTTGACTACAAGCTGAATATTATCGGCTTTGAGTTTTTGCTGCGTTCATCACAGCCAGATAAGTCTTTTCAGCCTTTCCGACTGTTTGAAGTCGCCCGTGAAGCTGGATTGCATGCTCATTTGGATCGCTCGGCTCGTATTTCCGCTATTGAAAAAAGTGCGACCTGCCTTCCGGTGGGGATTAAACGATTTATTAACTTTCTCCCTTCAACCATTTATAATCCGGCTTATTGCTTGAATCATACCTTTGAGACGATTGAACGGTTATCTATGAATACGGAGGATTTTGTGTTTGAGGTCGTAGAGACAGAAGAAATAGACGACCTGAATTTTTTGCATCAAATCTTTGAACAGTATCGTACACGGGGAGTTTCAGTGGCACTGGATGATGTAGGAGCAGGCTATTCTACGACAGAGCTTATGAATTGCCTCCAGCCCGATTATGTTAAAATTGACCGCAGTATAATTGATGGCTGTCATCATAACAGTGATCAGAAACGGCAAATTACTGGGATAGTGGAATCCGCTTTTCGTTTTGGAGGTCAGGTGTTGGCTGAAGGTGTAGAGCAAATGGAGGATTTTGAATTTTGTCGCAATGCAGGTGTGTCACTTGCCCAGGGTTATTTGTTTGGTAAGCCGGAGCCTACGCCGCCTTCCAACTTTATACTGAGCAGAGTAGTGTAATCTGAAATAGCGTATTCTATAAAAAAATCGACATAAATAACCCGATGATCTATGGTCACCGGGTTATTTAACATTTTAGAACAATCACGTCTTAATTATATTCTTTGCACTATTGAGGCGATCCATGTATCCATCTAGTGTTATTGCGATTATAGCGTGATCACGTATAAACCCAGCGGAGTGGTCGCGCTACCTGCAACCATGAAGCTAAGAGAATAGCTCGACTGGCCAGGAGGGATGCGGATGTCAGTCAGTCGGCATACCTTGGTATTATCTTGTAGCAAGGGGATACCATATACATGACCATCCACGCGTACAGACCCGGCGAACGCGCCTCCACGTGGATTGGCATAGATTCGTACGGTACGTACCTCACTACTGTGATTAACGATAGGAATGGTTGCGTTATATATCGTTCCGAATTGTCCGCGATTATCAAGCGCAGGCCCCAGCTCGCTGCGTTCCCCTGTAAACAGCAGATCTGCAGGAGTTTCGCCGTTCAGCTTCTTAGTGGCACATGCTCGGTAGTTGGCGCTTTGCCCTACTACATACTCCGGCATGCGCGCATTTGTTTCAGAAAAGGACCATACTCCTCGTGGGTGCGCCTGCGGCGGCGGGACAGGAGGGAGTGCATCCTTGTGAATCTCGCGCAGATCCGTCTGCGTATCTTTGCTGACTACGGTGCGAATCACGTAATCCAGCGTCCCGTGGCCTTCGGCGTATTCTACCGTGAGGTCGTAGATGAATCCAGCCAGCGATCCTTCGGGTAGCTCAAATTCCTCCAGCAAGGCGGTGCCTCTGCCGAATTTGTGACGGTCTACTGGCTTCAGACGTTTCATCGTACCCGCCAAACAGCTTTTGGCAATAGACTGCCCAACATCAATAATCCAGTTGCCGTCCTCGGGTACAATCTCAAGGGCACGTTCAATATGACGTACTTCCAGGCGAGCCGTGCTTTTATTCTCTATGGTGATGCCCAGTTTAACAGGGCTGCCTATTTTGTTATAATGCCAGCCGAAAATCCGGTGCTTGACTGTCCGGGTTGTGGTGCGAACCACATCATGCCACAAAGTGGCTTGCTCGGTAGGTACCGTCACATGGGTAAGCGTCTCCGGGTTATCGCTAAGCATCAGGCGGCGTGTTCCCCCCTCAGTGGCTGACTCCACATCCACATGGATGTTGGGTGGGATTACAGCTGATTCCACAATCAGATCCTTTGGCTCCTTGGGTCGAAGGTTCATATACATTCCTCCCTAAATTCAAGAATGGCACCGCTCTTGGTTCAAGTATATGGGCAGTTCATAAATATAGGTAACGCCAAGCCCATTTATACAACCTGTTTTTCAAAAATTAAATTAAAAAATATATCGTAGGCTATAGCAGCTCTGCTTATGCGCCCGAGCAAGCTTACAAGTCCCTTATTTCCCTGCACCAACGATTCGCATACAGGTATTGCGTGTATGTTAAGAGCATAAGCTATTGGATGTACAGAGAAGATACAGGAGGGAAACATGCCTAAAAAAATATGGTGGAAGGAAGCTGTTGTTTATCAGATATACCCGATCAGTTTTCAGGATTCTGACGGAGACGGAAAAGGGGACCTGCGCGGCATTTTGTCTCGGCTGGATTATCTGTCTGAGCTGGGGATTGATGTGATCTGGATTTGCCCGATATATAAGTCGCCCAATCACGATAATGGATATGACATTAGCGATTATTATGCCATTATGGATGAGTTTGGAACGATGGAGGATTTTGATGAACTCCTTCATCAGGCGCATGAACGAGGCATCAAAATTATGATGGATTTGGTATTAAACCATACGTCGGATGAGCATCCGTGGTTCACGGAGTCACGCTCGTCCAAGGATAATCCGAAGCGGGACTACTACATATGGCGAACAGGCAAAAATGGCGGATATCCGAACAACTGGGAATCGTATTTCTCCGGTTCTGTGTGGAAATATGACAAGCTTACAGACGAATATTACATGCATCTGTATTCCGAGCATCAGCCGGATCTGAACTGGGAAAATGAAGAGATGGTGGGTGAACTCTATCGTATGGTGGAATGGTGGTTAAAAAAGGGAGTCGATGGCTTCCGGTTTGACGCCATTGCCCATATTGTCAAAGCAGAAGGGCTGCCGGATGCGCATAATCCTGACAAACAAACCTTGGTACGTGCCTATCAACTCTTTTCCAATCTGGAACAGGTTCATGTACTTCTACGGATGCTAAATGAAAAAGTACTGGAGCGTTATCCCTTAATGACGGTTGGCGAAACGTCCGGTTTAGGACCGGAACAGGCACTGGATTATGTGGGAGATCAGCGGCATGAGCTGAATATGGTGTTCCAGTTTGAGCACATGTTTATTGATGCACAAGGGTTAGGAACGGAAAAATGGAAGTACAAGTCGTGGACGCTGGTGGAACTGAAAAAAATAATGAGTAGTTGGCAGACGGTGCTTCATCAGGAAGGATGGAATGCCAATTATCTCAACAATCACGATCAACCACGAGCTCTCTCCCGTTTTGCGAATGATGGACAATATCGTGTGGAATCCGCCAAAATGCTGGCAACCTTCACACATATGCTTGAGGGTACACCTTATATTTATCAGGGTGAGGAAATCGGGATGACGAATATTGCCTTCCCGTCAATTGATGATTATCGGGATGTGGAAACGTTAAACTACTATGAGCAGCAACGGAAGCTCGGTGAGCCGGAGGAGCAGATTATGGCCGCGATCTGGCGAAAAAGTCGGGATAATGCGCGCACTCCCATGCAGTGGAATGCCGGACCTGCAGCCGGATTTACCGATGGAGAGCCGTGGATGAAAATTAATGATAACTACACGCACATTAATGCAGAGGCAGAAAGAAATGACCCGAACTCAATTTTCCACTATTATCGTAAGTTGATTGCTCTGCGCAAACAACATGAGGTCATAGTCTATGGCGAATACAAGCTGTTGTTGCCACTTGATACAGAGCTATATGTATTTTCACGCATGCTGGGACAAGAGTGTTTGCTTGTCATTTTGAATTTCTTTGACCGTGATCCCGTGTTCCACTGGCCCGACGGTGAGAAGTTTCCTGCCGCCAAGGCGGAGCTGCTTCTCTCCAACTACGAACCGGTAAAAGGAGAAAATTTGCACGCCTTGAAGCTGCGGCCTTATGAAGCCAGAGTGTATAAGCTGACCTTGAAATAGGCGTTGTTATCCTTTGGATGGTAAAAGGAAGGAAAGGCCCATAGAGGGACCTCCCCTTCCTTAGCATTGGACTAAATAGTTACTGTTTCAGCCAATTCACGTATTTTGGCGATAATCCGCTCTTCTTGATTTTCCCCCTCATTGGGGATAGATTCAGTCGCGTAGGCAGCCAGTTCAGTATGGTGATGAATCATGACGGATATCCATGACCTTCCTTATTCGTAAACTAATCAGCCCGATTCACACAGTCTGCTAGGGCAGATGTGGATCGGGCTGATGACGGTATTGAGTCATTAAGCTAGATGCTATTTTTAATGATAGTGCTTAACTTTAAGGTCATCCAGGCTTTTGAACTCATATCCTTGCTTGCGAGCCTCGTCAATGATCGAGCCAAGTGCCTCGGTATTATCCTTGGATACAGAATGGAGCAAAATGACCGCTCCAGGGTGGAGCTGCTGCATAACTTGGCGATAGGCATAGTCTGTTCCTCGCTGAATATTCGTGTCCCAGTCCTTGTAGGCCACCGACCAGAACACACTCGTGTATCCAGCTTCTCGACAGGATGCCAATGCTTTTTCATTAAAAATGCCGCGCGGTGGCCGGACATATTTCATTTCCTTTTGCCCAGTCAGCTCTGCAGACGCAGTTCGTACCCGATCCAGCTCAGACCGAATCTCTGCCGAAGAAATGGTGCTCATATCAGGATGGCTCCATGAATGGTTTCCGATAATATGGCCTTCGCTGGCCATGCGGCGCATCAAATCCGGTTGGTCTTTTACAAAATGCCCGGTTACAAAGAAGGCGGCTGGAACCTTTTTGGCTTTCAATACATCCAGCACCTTGGGAGTATATCCATTTTCGTAACCGTTGTCGAAAGTAAGAAACAATTCTTTCTTAGTCGTATCCCCCAAAAAGATGCCGCCTTGTCTTTCAATCAGGTGCATAAATCCTTCTTGTGCGATGGAAGGCAGCTCGCCTCCCTTACTTTTTTTAAATCCAAAATGATACGGCTGTCCGTCCACAGCTTGGGTAGCTGATGCTGATTCTCCCATAACTGTGGACATCCCCATCAATGCAATGCATAGCCACAAGGTAAATATTTGCTTCATCTATCTTCCTCCGCTTCCGCCCTGATTCGGGTAAGATGTGTATACTTCGGCTTATTCCATACCATCTGCAATATCATGTTCATTTATGCAAAGAAAGAAATGCTTGCACCAAACTTAAAACACATATTGACATCAATAAAATCGAAGTAGTATACTCTATAAAACTTACTAAAATACTCGGATTTAAATTTGATTCGATGTTCGTGCCATAGGAAAGAAATCAACTCAGAGAGATTTTACATACTTGATGGAGCGGGAGGAGTTAGGAGCTATGATTGAACTTAGGAATGTATCCAAAACCTATGTAAGAAAAGGCTTAAGCATTCAAGCGTTAAAAAATATAAATATCACAGTGGATAAAGGAGATATCTTTGGTTTTATCGGATTCAGTGGTGCGGGAAAAAGTACGCTTATCCGTTTGGTCAATCGTCTGGAGAAAGTAACGACCGGTGAGGTTCTTGTCGAAGGGGAGAGCTTAAATGCCTACTCGACCTCGGGGCTGCGAAAAGTAAGGAAGAAGATCGGCATGATTTTTCAGCATTTTAATCTGCTGGAATCGAAAACAGTATTCGAAAACATTGCCATTCCGTTGGTGCTGCTCAAGCGCAACAAGCGGGAAATTGAGAGGCGTGTAACAGAGTTGCTGGCATTCACAGGATTATCGGATAAGGCAAATAGTTATCCCAGCGAGCTTTCCGGCGGACAAAAGCAGCGTGTCGGGATTGCGCGGGCGCTTGCGAGCAACCCGTCCATTTTGCTCTGTGATGAGGCAACCTCGGCACTCGATCCGCAGACCACGCAGTCTATTCTTGATTTGCTTCGCAAAATTAACAAGGAATACAAGATCACCATATTGATCATCACCCATGAGATGTCGGTCATTCAACGGATTTGCAACAAGGTAGCTGTAATGGAGAAGGGGGAAATCATTGAGCAGGGCGATGTACTGGAGGTATTCGGGCAGCCGAAGCATCCAACGACGCAAAGCTTTGTACGCACAGTTATTCACGATGAAGTACCGGATAGTGTACTGCAAACGTTCGAGCAACAAGAGTCGCAACGCATATACAAGCTGGAATTTATCGGACAGGCAGCTTCCGACCCAGTGGTTCATGAATTGATTCGGAAGCATGATATCCATGTGAACATTTTGTTTGCCAACATGACGGAGATACAAGAAACGACGATTGGCTATATGACACTTCAACTGCGCGGTGAGCAGCAGGCCGTTCAGCAGGCTGTTGATTTTATCAAGAGCAAAGGAGTCCATATTCAGGAGGTGGAGAGTCTATGATGATTACAGGAACCACGATAACTTGGGATCAACTGTGGGAAGCTTTGTATGAATCCGTGCTCATGGTCAGCATATCATTATTTATTGGCGCTCTGATTGGGATTCCTATCGGTATTTTACTTGTTGTTACCCGTTTAGGCGGAATTTTGGAGAACAAATGGCTGTACGGTATTTTAAATCCGATCATTAACATTGTCCGTTCCTTACCGTTTATTATTTTGCTGATAGCGATCATTCCGTTAACTCGTCTGATTGTGCATACATCTATTGGGACTAGTGCGGCCATTGTCCCCTTGATTATATATATAGCACCTTATATCGGCAGGTTGGTGGAAAATTCGCTGTTGGAGGTCAACCCGGGGATATTGGAGGCAGCAGATGCGATG contains these protein-coding regions:
- a CDS encoding EAL domain-containing protein, whose protein sequence is MTCSNCSIILPIKDQGLLKIRHSRVSLTPALEGLGMLSEQMKQEHWCEGNIVFRYDSRSQLEQLVNGLARLPQECLSRMQVVVTGLQHVEGFEEWLLFGQLQARLQHPDLVSIINNQNFTSHMQPIVDYKLNIIGFEFLLRSSQPDKSFQPFRLFEVAREAGLHAHLDRSARISAIEKSATCLPVGIKRFINFLPSTIYNPAYCLNHTFETIERLSMNTEDFVFEVVETEEIDDLNFLHQIFEQYRTRGVSVALDDVGAGYSTTELMNCLQPDYVKIDRSIIDGCHHNSDQKRQITGIVESAFRFGGQVLAEGVEQMEDFEFCRNAGVSLAQGYLFGKPEPTPPSNFILSRVV
- a CDS encoding glycoside hydrolase family 13 protein codes for the protein MPKKIWWKEAVVYQIYPISFQDSDGDGKGDLRGILSRLDYLSELGIDVIWICPIYKSPNHDNGYDISDYYAIMDEFGTMEDFDELLHQAHERGIKIMMDLVLNHTSDEHPWFTESRSSKDNPKRDYYIWRTGKNGGYPNNWESYFSGSVWKYDKLTDEYYMHLYSEHQPDLNWENEEMVGELYRMVEWWLKKGVDGFRFDAIAHIVKAEGLPDAHNPDKQTLVRAYQLFSNLEQVHVLLRMLNEKVLERYPLMTVGETSGLGPEQALDYVGDQRHELNMVFQFEHMFIDAQGLGTEKWKYKSWTLVELKKIMSSWQTVLHQEGWNANYLNNHDQPRALSRFANDGQYRVESAKMLATFTHMLEGTPYIYQGEEIGMTNIAFPSIDDYRDVETLNYYEQQRKLGEPEEQIMAAIWRKSRDNARTPMQWNAGPAAGFTDGEPWMKINDNYTHINAEAERNDPNSIFHYYRKLIALRKQHEVIVYGEYKLLLPLDTELYVFSRMLGQECLLVILNFFDRDPVFHWPDGEKFPAAKAELLLSNYEPVKGENLHALKLRPYEARVYKLTLK
- the pdaA gene encoding delta-lactam-biosynthetic de-N-acetylase; this encodes MKQIFTLWLCIALMGMSTVMGESASATQAVDGQPYHFGFKKSKGGELPSIAQEGFMHLIERQGGIFLGDTTKKELFLTFDNGYENGYTPKVLDVLKAKKVPAAFFVTGHFVKDQPDLMRRMASEGHIIGNHSWSHPDMSTISSAEIRSELDRVRTASAELTGQKEMKYVRPPRGIFNEKALASCREAGYTSVFWSVAYKDWDTNIQRGTDYAYRQVMQQLHPGAVILLHSVSKDNTEALGSIIDEARKQGYEFKSLDDLKVKHYH
- a CDS encoding methionine ABC transporter ATP-binding protein, yielding MIELRNVSKTYVRKGLSIQALKNINITVDKGDIFGFIGFSGAGKSTLIRLVNRLEKVTTGEVLVEGESLNAYSTSGLRKVRKKIGMIFQHFNLLESKTVFENIAIPLVLLKRNKREIERRVTELLAFTGLSDKANSYPSELSGGQKQRVGIARALASNPSILLCDEATSALDPQTTQSILDLLRKINKEYKITILIITHEMSVIQRICNKVAVMEKGEIIEQGDVLEVFGQPKHPTTQSFVRTVIHDEVPDSVLQTFEQQESQRIYKLEFIGQAASDPVVHELIRKHDIHVNILFANMTEIQETTIGYMTLQLRGEQQAVQQAVDFIKSKGVHIQEVESL
- a CDS encoding methionine ABC transporter permease; its protein translation is MMITGTTITWDQLWEALYESVLMVSISLFIGALIGIPIGILLVVTRLGGILENKWLYGILNPIINIVRSLPFIILLIAIIPLTRLIVHTSIGTSAAIVPLIIYIAPYIGRLVENSLLEVNPGILEAADAMGATPFQVIRYFLLPEAFSSLILSLTTAAIGLIGATAMAGAVGGGGIGDLAIAYGYQRFDTLVMLITVIILVVFVQGVQSLGNLLSRKARRG